The proteins below are encoded in one region of Streptomyces ficellus:
- a CDS encoding acyl carrier protein produces MTTTTTTVTLADLTRMLRESAGEEEGVDLDGDVIDTPFMDLGYDSLALLQVIGQIQREYGIEIPDDAVVDAETPGALLALINSGSTATA; encoded by the coding sequence ATGACCACCACGACCACCACCGTCACCCTGGCCGACCTGACCCGCATGCTGCGCGAGAGCGCGGGCGAGGAGGAGGGCGTCGACCTGGACGGCGACGTCATCGACACCCCCTTCATGGACCTCGGCTACGACTCCCTGGCCCTGCTCCAGGTCATCGGCCAGATCCAGCGCGAGTACGGCATCGAGATCCCCGACGACGCCGTCGTCGACGCCGAGACCCCCGGCGCGCTCCTCGCCCTCATCAACTCCGGCTCGACGGCCACCGCCTGA
- a CDS encoding acyltransferase domain-containing protein: protein MSLTSYSAVVRRLVVSPGPAQEQRAQIVASAAGVSAVLRAFGRPLDRLPVRTVVYIGAAALDPGLGPEHEGFTVRTALGPGGALRLAHRELQSGTTDFALVAGFGEPDTHTITVYAVKRAAEAVADADRVLGVLDGTGTDEDGTPSLRPLHHGHRATDPERHRLLLWSGRDTEDETRVRGELLPLLSGLHSEAFPALPTAVPCGTPPGPVRGAAVTVAALAAGTVHKATAVRAGRPRPVALLFPGQGSQHAGMARGLYRREPVFTAAVDAALSHMGDEGGRIREDWLTPGEPRVPIDDVRRAQPLLFAVDYALGRMVLGWGVRPAALLGHSAGELVAAVIAGIVSLPDAVGMMMTRVREAVKIPEGGMLAVAASEERLRPYLNADVAIAAVNAAQQVMLAGSAEPLAATAARLRADGLTVVTVPATSPFHSPAMAPASDAVEADYARVPLREPVLPLYSGYTGALMRPEEALSPRFWARQITDTVHFRAALEELLAIEDVLLVEAGPRQTLTAFARRHRAVRLGASAVTPLLPARRGTAEGDRQSVLNAAARIWTEGHDLDMDAVSRLWTWSDEEQPPAAAAPSTAAVLREPAPALPG, encoded by the coding sequence ATGTCGCTCACGTCGTACAGCGCGGTCGTCCGGAGGCTGGTCGTCAGCCCCGGCCCCGCGCAGGAGCAGCGCGCGCAGATCGTGGCCTCGGCCGCCGGTGTCTCCGCGGTGCTCCGCGCCTTCGGCCGGCCGCTGGACCGGCTGCCCGTGCGTACCGTCGTGTACATCGGTGCCGCCGCGCTCGACCCCGGCCTCGGCCCCGAGCACGAGGGGTTCACCGTGCGCACCGCGCTCGGCCCCGGCGGCGCCCTGCGCCTCGCGCACCGCGAACTCCAGTCCGGGACCACCGACTTCGCCCTGGTCGCCGGGTTCGGCGAGCCCGACACCCACACCATCACCGTGTACGCGGTCAAGCGGGCCGCCGAGGCGGTCGCCGACGCCGACCGCGTCCTCGGCGTCCTGGACGGGACCGGCACCGACGAGGACGGGACACCGTCCCTGCGCCCGCTGCACCACGGCCACCGCGCCACCGACCCCGAAAGGCACCGGCTGCTGCTCTGGTCGGGCCGGGACACGGAGGACGAGACCCGCGTCCGCGGTGAACTGCTCCCGCTGCTCAGCGGACTGCACAGCGAGGCGTTCCCCGCCCTGCCGACCGCCGTCCCCTGCGGAACGCCCCCGGGGCCCGTGCGCGGCGCCGCCGTCACGGTCGCCGCGCTCGCCGCCGGAACCGTCCACAAGGCCACGGCCGTCCGCGCCGGAAGGCCCCGCCCGGTGGCCCTCCTCTTCCCCGGCCAGGGCTCGCAGCACGCCGGCATGGCCCGCGGGCTGTACCGCCGGGAACCCGTCTTCACCGCGGCCGTCGACGCGGCCCTCTCCCACATGGGCGACGAGGGCGGGCGGATCCGGGAGGACTGGCTCACCCCCGGCGAGCCGCGCGTCCCCATCGACGACGTACGCCGCGCCCAGCCGCTGCTGTTCGCCGTCGACTACGCCCTCGGCCGCATGGTCCTCGGCTGGGGCGTACGCCCCGCGGCCCTCCTCGGGCACAGCGCCGGTGAACTGGTCGCCGCGGTCATCGCCGGAATCGTGTCGCTGCCGGACGCGGTCGGCATGATGATGACCCGCGTCCGGGAGGCGGTGAAGATACCGGAGGGCGGCATGCTGGCCGTCGCCGCGAGCGAGGAGCGGCTGCGCCCGTACCTGAACGCGGACGTCGCCATCGCCGCCGTCAACGCCGCCCAGCAGGTCATGCTCGCCGGCTCGGCGGAACCGCTGGCCGCCACCGCGGCCCGGCTGCGGGCCGACGGCCTGACGGTGGTCACGGTGCCCGCGACGAGCCCCTTCCACTCCCCGGCGATGGCACCCGCCTCCGACGCGGTGGAGGCCGACTACGCCCGCGTCCCGCTGCGCGAGCCGGTCCTGCCCCTCTACTCGGGCTACACCGGAGCCCTGATGCGCCCCGAGGAGGCGCTCAGCCCGCGCTTCTGGGCCCGTCAGATCACCGACACCGTCCACTTCCGCGCGGCGCTGGAGGAACTCCTCGCGATCGAGGACGTCCTGCTCGTCGAGGCCGGACCGCGCCAGACGCTCACCGCGTTCGCCCGCAGGCACCGGGCCGTCCGCCTCGGCGCGAGCGCGGTGACCCCGCTCCTGCCGGCCCGCCGCGGCACGGCCGAGGGCGACCGCCAGTCGGTGCTGAACGCCGCCGCGCGGATCTGGACCGAGGGCCACGACCTCGACATGGACGCCGTGTCCCGGCTGTGGACGTGGAGCGACGAGGAGCAGCCGCCGGCCGCGGCGGCCCCGAGCACGGCGGCGGTCCTGCGCGAGCCGGCACCGGCCCTCCCCGGCTGA